Proteins found in one Nocardia brasiliensis ATCC 700358 genomic segment:
- a CDS encoding pyridoxamine 5'-phosphate oxidase family protein, whose protein sequence is MTRSADARTPLSPTPRSTVTRSKERARSDRAELDAVLDAGLICHLGVLLGGAPVVLPTIYGRAGDTLYLHGSTGAGNLRAAMAGPISVAVTLVDGIVYARSAMHFSMNYRSAVVHGRAVEVTDPAQRVRALEVITEHAAPGAWSRVRPPSKKELAATMVLALDLTEASVKVRSGGPNDDAADIETGGVWAGVLPVRQVWDAPIGSADLDPGVEVPSDVLDRTDRTLIPVR, encoded by the coding sequence ATGACCCGCTCAGCCGATGCCCGGACCCCGCTCTCGCCGACCCCGCGCAGCACCGTGACACGCTCGAAGGAGCGGGCGCGCAGCGATCGAGCCGAACTCGACGCGGTGCTCGACGCGGGCCTGATCTGCCACCTCGGCGTGCTGCTCGGCGGCGCGCCCGTGGTGCTGCCGACCATCTACGGGCGGGCGGGTGACACCCTCTACCTGCACGGCTCGACCGGCGCGGGCAATCTGCGGGCGGCCATGGCCGGGCCCATCTCGGTCGCCGTCACCCTGGTCGACGGCATCGTCTATGCCCGTTCGGCGATGCACTTCTCGATGAACTACCGCTCCGCGGTCGTGCACGGTCGTGCGGTGGAGGTCACCGATCCGGCGCAGCGGGTGCGCGCGCTCGAGGTGATCACCGAGCATGCCGCGCCGGGGGCGTGGTCGCGGGTGCGGCCGCCGAGCAAGAAGGAACTCGCCGCCACCATGGTGCTCGCGCTGGATCTCACCGAAGCCTCGGTGAAGGTCAGGTCGGGCGGACCCAACGACGACGCGGCCGATATCGAGACCGGGGGCGTATGGGCCGGTGTGCTGCCCGTGCGGCAGGTCTGGGACGCGCCGATCGGTTCCGCCGATCTGGACCCGGGCGTCGAGGTGCCGTCCGATGTGCTCGACCGAACCGACCGCACCCTGATCCCGGTGCGCTGA
- a CDS encoding DUF2630 family protein, whose translation MTEQDVLARIKALVEQEHELRAQATKGELDPKTERRQLAELEVMLDQAWDLLRHRRARIDQGESPDGAEPSSPAQVEGYLQ comes from the coding sequence ATGACCGAACAGGACGTTCTGGCACGCATCAAGGCACTGGTCGAGCAGGAGCACGAGCTCCGCGCACAGGCCACCAAGGGTGAGCTCGACCCCAAGACCGAACGCCGGCAGCTCGCCGAGCTCGAGGTGATGCTGGACCAGGCGTGGGATCTGCTGCGGCATCGCCGGGCGCGGATCGACCAGGGCGAGTCCCCGGACGGCGCCGAACCCAGCTCACCGGCGCAGGTCGAGGGCTACCTGCAGTAG
- a CDS encoding PLP-dependent aminotransferase family protein — protein sequence MLDELPLDLDRALPAPLSVQVADGLRAAATNGLLRGGDRLPSSRSLAVRLGVSRTVVAAAYDQLHAEGWIDGKRGSGTYLTTAPPATPTRAFRSGAQDSEPQLRDLEPGAPCSDAIDRAAWRRAWRSAADLSPMVRRDRAGEPEYRTAIVEHLLRHRGLGAGSDTTLLATAGTSSAVGELAAALLQPGDAVALEDPGYHRAAGAFAAAGVRVLPVPVDAHGLRVDLLPPQIKAVYCTPAHQFPLGPRLPAARRVALVEHARRHGLLIIEDDYDGELRYDTAPLPLLAAMAPDVVVHLGTTSKILSPSLGVGWLVARPAIADAVVAHRNRTGTCPSPAGQQVFVSLAAHGDLARHLRRLRRELPPRRALVVAELRRRGLDVLGDDAGTHVVVPLASAESEERAVTLARAQGVALDGLARYHLGPRRHFGVALGYTALSWPDLAAAVPIAAACLARS from the coding sequence GTGCTCGACGAACTCCCCCTCGATCTCGACCGCGCGCTGCCCGCACCGTTGTCGGTCCAGGTCGCCGACGGGTTGCGGGCCGCGGCGACGAACGGCCTGCTGCGCGGCGGCGACCGGCTGCCGTCCTCGCGTTCGCTCGCGGTCCGGCTCGGTGTCAGCCGGACCGTGGTGGCCGCGGCTTACGACCAACTGCACGCCGAGGGCTGGATCGACGGCAAGCGCGGCTCGGGCACCTACCTCACCACCGCGCCGCCCGCCACGCCCACCCGCGCGTTCCGGTCCGGAGCCCAGGACAGCGAACCGCAACTGCGCGACCTGGAACCCGGCGCACCATGCTCCGACGCCATCGACCGCGCCGCCTGGCGGCGTGCGTGGCGCTCCGCCGCCGACCTGTCGCCGATGGTGCGCCGCGACCGCGCCGGTGAGCCGGAGTACCGCACCGCGATCGTCGAACATCTGCTGCGCCACCGTGGCCTGGGCGCGGGCAGCGACACCACCCTGCTCGCGACCGCCGGAACCAGTTCCGCGGTAGGCGAACTCGCCGCCGCGCTGCTGCAGCCGGGTGACGCGGTGGCCTTGGAGGATCCCGGATATCACCGGGCCGCAGGCGCTTTCGCGGCGGCCGGGGTGCGCGTGTTGCCGGTGCCGGTCGACGCGCACGGCCTGCGCGTCGACCTGCTGCCGCCGCAGATCAAGGCCGTGTATTGCACGCCGGCGCACCAGTTTCCGCTCGGCCCCCGACTGCCCGCCGCGCGCCGCGTCGCCCTCGTCGAACACGCCAGGCGGCACGGCCTGCTGATTATCGAAGACGACTACGACGGCGAATTGCGTTACGACACCGCGCCTTTGCCGCTCCTCGCGGCGATGGCACCGGACGTCGTGGTGCACCTCGGCACGACGAGCAAGATCCTCTCGCCCAGTCTCGGCGTCGGCTGGCTGGTCGCCCGGCCCGCGATCGCCGACGCTGTGGTCGCGCACCGGAACCGGACCGGCACCTGCCCGAGTCCGGCGGGTCAGCAGGTGTTCGTGTCGCTGGCCGCGCACGGCGATCTGGCCCGGCATCTGCGCAGGCTGCGCCGCGAGCTGCCGCCGCGCCGGGCCCTGGTGGTGGCCGAGCTGCGCCGCCGTGGGCTCGACGTGCTCGGCGACGACGCGGGCACCCACGTCGTGGTGCCGCTCGCCTCGGCCGAGTCCGAGGAACGTGCGGTGACGCTGGCCCGCGCGCAGGGCGTCGCGCTGGACGGATTGGCCCGCTACCACCTCGGCCCGCGACGACACTTCGGTGTCGCGCTCGGCTACACCGCGCTGTCCTGGCCCGACCTGGCCGCGGCCGTCCCGATCGCCGCCGCGTGCCTGGCGCGGTCGTAG